CAATGACTTCAAATTGATTTTCTTCACGCATCAATACAAGTTCAGTATGTCCACCAGAAACCATTAATGCCATGGCTGGATATTTAATTGGTTTGTTGAAATTTGCCGCCGCAATATGGCCTGCTAAGTGATTAACTGGAATAACTGGCAAACCATGCGCCAGAGCAAATGTTTTCGCCCCCATTAAGCCTACTAATAAAGAGCCGACTAGTCCCGGTCCATATGTTACAGCAACCGCATCAAGCGCTTTGGGTTCTACATGAGCCGTGTCTAAAGCATCATTTAGTACCCGGGTAATCCATTCAATATGATGTCTACTAGCCACTTCAGGAACAATACCACCAAAGCGTTGATGTGAATTAATTTGAGTAGCCACACTGTTGCTTAGAACAATGTTACCGTCTTCAACAATGGCGACACTTGTTTCATCCGCACTTGATTCAAAGGAAATTATTTTAGTCAATTTTTTTCTCCATCATAATTGCATCATCACCATTTCTATAATATTTTTCACGACGATAATACTCTGTAAATCCCAGTTTTCTATATAATGCTTGGGCGCCTCCATTTTGTGCTGATACTTCAAGCAAAAATCGAGTAACTTGCTTCATATTAAAAATATGTTTAAAAATGTTCTGTGCTACACCTTGTTTTTGATAATCAGGATGTACTGCAACACTAACAATTTCAGCTTCATCAAGTATTGTCGTGACACCAACAAAACCACCATCCCCGATAAAATAAGCTGTCCTGGGACTAGCTAAATCATGTTCAAAAACGCTTTTGGGCCAAGGGGATGATCCAAAAGCAGCATCGGCTATATGCCATATCAAGTCAATATCTTCAGTTGTTGCTCGTCGAATCATCAAAGTGTAGTGCCATCGATACCGCATCTTCGCGATTATCGAGGTAATATCCTTTCTTAATACCTGTTTGCTTATAGCCTAGTCGTTCATACAATGCCAGTGCGCCTATGTTGGACACTCTGGCCTCCAAAGTCATTGATGACACATCGGTTTTTTTGGTAAACAATTTCAGCTCTTGCATGAGCATCGTGCCTAAGCCGCTATTTTGCCACACGGGCAGGACAGCTATATTAGTAATATGCATGTCATGAATGTCAGTGCGTAAAGCAGCACCAGCAAAACCAACAATTTGACCACGTCGTTCAATGACCAAATACAGTCGGACATGGGGACGTGACAGTTCACTCACAAAATCACGTAAAAGCCATGGCGCTGAACCATTATAAACTGCTTCTTCAATTTTTATTAGCATATCGATGTCTGACATCGTAGCTCGCCTTAATAAGAATGTTGTCCCTTGGACATCAACGACTTTTTCGGTATATTTTGGCAAACTATTTAATAAATGCT
The Leuconostoc suionicum genome window above contains:
- the rimI gene encoding ribosomal protein S18-alanine N-acetyltransferase → MIRRATTEDIDLIWHIADAAFGSSPWPKSVFEHDLASPRTAYFIGDGGFVGVTTILDEAEIVSVAVHPDYQKQGVAQNIFKHIFNMKQVTRFLLEVSAQNGGAQALYRKLGFTEYYRREKYYRNGDDAIMMEKKID
- the rimI gene encoding ribosomal protein S18-alanine N-acetyltransferase, whose translation is MFLKFRKSKHLLNSLPKYTEKVVDVQGTTFLLRRATMSDIDMLIKIEEAVYNGSAPWLLRDFVSELSRPHVRLYLVIERRGQIVGFAGAALRTDIHDMHITNIAVLPVWQNSGLGTMLMQELKLFTKKTDVSSMTLEARVSNIGALALYERLGYKQTGIKKGYYLDNREDAVSMALHFDDSTSNN